A genomic window from Stigmatopora argus isolate UIUO_Sarg chromosome 13, RoL_Sarg_1.0, whole genome shotgun sequence includes:
- the LOC144087397 gene encoding atypical chemokine receptor 3-like yields MSLSTSEMEDLWESLGELNFSDSFSNISHSVDSTVCATAFNRRALLHSMCVLYTFIFVVGLAANALVLWVNFRAQRDSAPRHETHTYIAHLAVADLCVCLTLPVWVSSLAQHGHWPFGEVACKLTHLLFSVNLFGSIFFLACMSVDRYLSVTRHRENQGGMRRKFARRWVCVGVWFLALVASLPDTYFVRTVKASHGGSMLCRAVYPEENPGEWMVGVQLSFILLGFILPFPVIAFFYALLARAFARTSPPSSTVEQERRVSRRVILAYIMVFLGCWGPYHGVLLADSLSQMGALPLTCGLENFLYVAVHLTQCLSLLHCCFNPILYNFINRNYRYDLMKAFIFKYSTRTGLARLIETSNVSDTEYSAVAADNPPQI; encoded by the coding sequence ATGAGCCTGAGCACCAGCGAAATGGAGGACCTGTGGGAGTCCTTGGGCGAACTCAACTTCTCTGATAGCTTTTCCAACATTTCACACAGTGTGGACAGCACGGTGTGCGCCACGGCGTTCAATCGTCGCGCACTGCTCCATTCCATGTGCGTCCTCTACACATTCATCTTCGTGGTGGGGTTGGCAGCCAACGCTTTGGTCCTCTGGGTCAATTTTCGTGCCCAGCGGGACTCCGCCCCACGCCACGAGACCCACACGTACATTGCCCACTTGGCCGTGGCTGACCTGTGCGTCTGCCTCACACTGCCCGTTTGGGTGAGCTCGCTGGCCCAGCACGGCCACTGGCCTTTTGGCGAGGTAGCATGCAAACTGACGCACCTGCTGTTCTCTGTCAACCTTTTTGGGAGCATCTTCTTCCTGGCCTGCATGAGCGTGGACCGCTACCTGAGCGTGACGCGCCACCGGGAAAACCAGGGTGGTATGAGACGCAAGTTTGCCCGCCGCTGGGTGTGCGTTGGGGTCTGGTTCCTGGCACTTGTGGCCTCGTTGCCAGACACATACTTCGTACGTACAGTGAAAGCCTCGCATGGGGGCAGCATGCTCTGCAGAGCCGTGTACCCTGAAGAAAACCCTGGTGAGTGGATGGTGGGCGTTCAGCTGAGTTTCATCCTCTTGGGCTTCATCCTCCCATTCCCGGTCATCGCATTCTTCTACGCGCTGCTGGCCAGAGCCTTCGCACGCACGTCACCGCCATCGTCCACGGTGGAGCAGGAGCGGCGCGTGAGCAGGCGTGTGATCCTGGCCTACATCATGGTGTTCCTGGGGTGTTGGGGGCCATACCACGGCGTGCTACTGGCCGACTCGCTCTCCCAGATGGGTGCACTCCCTCTGACCTGCGGCCTGGAGAACTTCCTCTACGTGGCTGTACACCTTACTCAGTGCCTGTCCTTGCTGCACTGCTGCTTCAACCCCATCCTCTACAACTTCATCAACCGGAACTACCGCTACGACCTCATGAAGGCCTTCATCTTCAAATACTCCACACGGACCGGTTTGGCGCGCCTCATCGAGACATCCAACGTGTCCGATACTGAGTACTCGGCCGTGGCTGCCGACAATCCGCCACAAATATGA